Proteins from one Camelina sativa cultivar DH55 chromosome 8, Cs, whole genome shotgun sequence genomic window:
- the LOC104708620 gene encoding phospholipid-transporting ATPase 1-like, with protein MDPRKSIDKPPPPHHDPILGVSSRWSVSSKDNSVREVTFGGDLGSKRIRHGSAGADSEMLSMSQKEIKDEDARLIYINDPDRTNERFEFTGNSIKTAKYSVFTFLPRNLFEQFHRVAYIYFLVIAVLNQLPQLAVFGRGASIMPLAFVLLVSAIKDAYEDFRRHRSDRVENNRLALVFEDNQFREKKWKHIRVGEVIKVQSNQTLPCDMVLLATSDPTGVVYVQTTNLDGESNLKTRYAKQETLLKAADMESFNGLIKCEKPNRNIYGFQANMDIDGRRLSLGPSNIILRGCELKNTVWALGVVVYAGGETKAMLNNSGAPSKRSRLETRMNLEIILLSLFLIVLCTIAAATAAVWLRQYRDDLDTILFYRRKDYAERPGGKNYKYYGWGWEIFFTFFMAVIVYQIMIPISLYISMELVRIGQAYFMTNDDQMYDESSDSSFQCRALNINEDLGQIKYLFSDKTGTLTDNKMEFQCACIEGVDYSAREPAESEHAGYSIEVDGNILKPKMRVRVDPALLQLTKTGNATEEAKRANEFFLSLAACNTIVPIVTNTSDHNVKLVDYQGESPDEQALVYAAAAYGFLLIERTSGHIVINVRGEMQRFNVLGLHEFDSDRKRMSVILGCPDMSVKLFVKGADSSMFSVMDESYGGVINETKNQLHAYSSDGLRTLVVGMRELNDSEFEQWHSSFEAASTALIGRAGLLRKVAGNIETNLRIVGATAIEDKLQRGVPEAIESLRIAGIKVWVLTGDKQETAISIGFSSRLLTRNMRQIVINSNSLDSCRRSLEEANASIASNDESDNVALIIDGTSLIYVLDNDLEDVLFQVSCKCSAILCCRVAPFQKAGIVALVKNRTSDMTLAIGDGANDVSMIQMADVGVGISGQEGRQAVMASDFAMGQFRFLVPLLLVHGHWNYQRMGYMILYNFYRNAVFVLILFWYVLFTCYTLTTAITEWSSVLYSVIYTSFPTIIIGILDKDLGRRTLLDHPQLYGVGQRAEGYSTTLFWYTMIDTIWQSAAIFFIPMFAYWGSTIDTSSLGDLWTIAAVVVVNLHLAMDVIRWNWIAHAAIWGSIVAACICVIVIDLIPTLPGYWAIFQVAKTWMFWFCLLAIVVTSLLPRFAIKFLVEYYRPSDVRIAREAEKLRTFRESEPLGVEMNQIRDPQIKILYTRQRK; from the exons ATGGATCCCAGGAAATCAATTGATAAACCGCCGCCGCCTCATCACGATCCGATCCTGGGTGTATCTTCAAGGTGGAGCGTTTCTTCCAAAGACAATTCCGTCAGGGAAGTTACTTTTGGTGGTGATTTGGGATCTAAGCGTATTCGTCATGGTTCAGCTGGTGCTGATTCCGAGATGTTGAGCATGTCTCAGAAGGAGATCAAAGACGAGGATGCTCGTTTGATTTATATTAACGATCCCGATAGAACTAACGAGAGGTTTGAGTTCACTGGCAACTCTATCAAGACTGCCAAGTATTCCGTCTTCACCTTCTTGCCCAGGAACTTGTTTGAGCAGTTCCATAGAGTTGCTTACATTTACTTCCTTGTTATAGCTGTGCTCAATCAGCTTCCTCAGCTTGCAGTTTTTGGTAGAGGTGCATCTATCATGCCCCTTGCCTTTGTTCTCTTGGTCTCAGCTATCAAAGATGCTTACGAGGATTTCCGGAGACATAGATCAGATAGAGTTGAGAACAATAGGTTGGCTTTAGTGTTTGAGGATAATCAGTTTCGTGAAAAGAAGTGGAAGCATATTCGTGTTGGGGAAGTCATTAAGGTCCAATCTAATCAGACTCTTCCTTGTGACATGGTGCTCTTGGCTACGAGTGATCCTACAGGGGTTGTCTACGTGCAGACGACTAATTTGGATGGTGAGTCGAATTTGAAGACGAGGTATGCCAAGCAGGAAACTCTTCTCAAAGCTGCTGATATGGAGTCGTTTAACGGATTGATCAAGTGTGAGAAACCTAATAGGAACATATATGGGTTTCAAGCCAACATGGACATTGATGGTAGAAGGCTCTCCCTTGGACCTTCTAATATTATTCTTAGAGGATGTGAGCTTAAGAACACTGTTTGGGCATTAGGTGTTGTTGTGTATGCTGGTGGTGAGACGAAAGCTATGCTGAACAACTCCGGAGCACCGTCAAAGAGGAGTAGGCTAGAGACTCGGATGAATTTAGAGATCATTCtactctctttgtttctgaTCGTCTTATGTACAATCGCAGCCGCGACCGCTGCTGTGTGGTTGAGACAGTACAGGGATGACTTGGACACTATTCTCTTTTATAGGAGAAAGGACTATGCCGAGAGGCCAGGAGGAAAGAACTATAAATACTATGGTTGGGGGTGGGAGATATTCTTCACCTTCTTTATGGCAGTCATTGTGTACCAGATCATGATACCCATTTCTCTCTACATATCGATGGAGCTTGTCCGTATTGGTCAAGCATACTTCATGACCAATGATGATCAGATGTACGACGAGTCCTCAGATTCAAGTTTTCAATGCAGAGCTTTGAACATAAATGAAGATTTAGGGCAGATTAAGTATTTATTCTCTGATAAGACGGGTACTCTCACGGACAACAAGATGGAGTTTCAATGTGCCTGCATAGAAGGTGTAGATTACTCTGCCAGGGAACCTGCTGAGAGCGAGCATGCAGGATACTCCATTGAAG TTGATGGGAATATTTTGAAGCCAAAGATGAGGGTGAGAGTTGATCCTGCGCTTCTTCAGTTGACGAAAACTGGCAATGcaacagaagaagcaaagcGTGCAAATGAGTTTTTCCTCTCACTGGCAGCTTGCAATACAATTGTGCCAATTGTTACCAACACATCTGATCATAATGTAAAGCTGGTGGATTATCAAGGGGAGTCCCCTGATGAACAAGCATTGGTCTATGCGGCAGCTGCTTATGGTTTCTTGCTCATAGAGAGAACCTCTGGTCATATAGTTATTAACGTGCGAGGAGAAATGCAAAG GTTTAATGTCTTGGGATTGCATGAGTTCGATAGTGACCGAAAAAGAATGTCAGTGATACTGGGATGTCCCGACATGTCGGTGAAGCTCTTTGTAAAAGGTGCAGACTCATCCATGTTCAGTGTCATGGATGAATCCTACGGTGGCGTCATAAACGAGACCAAGAATCAACTTCATGCTTACTCATCTGATGGTTTGAGAACTCTTGTTGTTGGGATGAGAGAGCTGAACGATTCAGAGTTTGAGCAATGGCATTCTTCCTTTGAGGCGGCAAGCACCGCCTTGATTGGTAGGGCTGGATTGCTAAGAAAGGTTGCTGGAAACATCGAGACTAACCTTAGGATAGTAGGAGCCACTGCAATTGAAGACAAATTGCAGCGTGGTGTCCCGGAAGCAATAGAATCTCTCAGGATTGCAGGGATAAAAGTTTGGGTCTTGACTGGTGACAAGCAAGAAACTGCCATATCCATTGGCTTCTCATCGAGGCTTCTGACAAGAAACATGAGGCAAATTGTAATAAATAGCAACTCACTGGATTCATGTCGGAGGAGCTTAGAAGAAGCAAATGCCAGCATTGCAAGTAATGACGAAAGTGATAACGTGGCCTTGATTATTGACGGTACCAGTCTCATATATGTACTCGACAATGATCTTGAAGATGTG CTGTTCCAGGTGTCATGTAAATGCTCCGCGATACTCTGCTGCCGTGTTGCTCCTTTCCAGAAAGCTGGAATCGTTGCACTCGTAAAGAACCGAACTTCCGACATGACTCTTGCCATTGGTGATG GTGCCAATGATGTCTCTATGATTCAAATGGCTGATGTTGGGGTAGGGATAAGCGGCCAAGAAGGTCGTCAAGCTGTGATGGCATCTGATTTTGCAATGGGACAGTTCAGATTCTTAGTTCCGCTATTGCTCGTCCATGGACACTGGAATTACCAAAGGATGGGTTACATGATACTATATAATTTCTATAGAAATGcagtttttgttctaattttattttg GTACGTTTTGTTTACTTGTTACACCTTGACAACCGCCATCACTGAATGGAGCAGTGTCCTGTACTCAGTCATATACACGTCGTTCCCTACAATAATTATCGGTATCCTTGACAAAGACCTCGGAAGGAGGACTCTTCTCGATCATCCTCAGCTCTACGGTGTTGGCCAGAGGGCAGAGGGATATTCCACTACGCTCTTCTGGTATACGATGATTGACACAATCTGGCAAAGTGCGGCCATCTTCTTCATTCCTATGTTTGCGTATTGGGGCAGTACAATTGACACGTCGAGCCTAGGAGACCTGTGGACGATTGCTGCAGTTGTGGTGGTTAATCTTCACTTGGCCATGGATGTAATCAGATGGAACTGGATCGCACACGCCGCCATATGGGGATCCATTGTTGCAGCTTGTATATGCGTCATTGTGATCGATCTTATACCCACACTCCCTGGTTACTG GGCAATTTTCCAAGTTGCCAAGACATGGATGTTCTGGTTCTGCTTGCTTGCCATTGTTGTGACATCATTGCTACCTAGATTCGCCATCAAGTTTCTTGTCGAGTATTACAGACCTTCCGATGTTCGGATTGCTAGGGAGGCTGAAAAGCTTAGAACTTTCAGAGAATCCGAACCCCTGGGAGTTGAAATGAATCAGATTCGGGATCCTCAAATCAAAATTCTTTATACCCGTCAGCgaaagtaa
- the LOC104709936 gene encoding uncharacterized protein LOC104709936: MKSFSGNNEAGCNGFKLETKTRPTSMRLREVGDPSMPSLLSKMNKEKSSMPRNTLLRFLLATIDPSLPLMVIRTFKWLKKPCTHDVCRDIRSFFVTNYLNPRQNETHVRLIPKVTTPRRVSDYRPIVLCTTHYKTIAKILTKRLQPILPQLISPFQSAFVPNRAISDNVLITHEILHLLQTSEAKKYCSMAVKMDMSKAYDRIEWGFFKAVLKKLCFNDKLVSWILTCVTSVSYSFLINGTPQGSVIPTRGLRQGDPLSSYLFILCTEMILCSFCKSNDVCCKNLLKILNTYEKASGQCINLNKSTLTFSSKTPAYIKVRVRSTLNISQEGGLGDYLGLPENFGHKKRDIFASNVDKIRQRAHSWSSRCLSGAGKQVHLQTVLTALPVYSMSCFKLPVSLCKQIQSVFTRFWWDDKADKRKMCWVAWDSLTQPKYAGGLGFRDVEQFNDALLAKIGWRLLNEPNSLLAKVLLNKYCNSSTFLTCSSSPRVASHGWRRILVGRDLLTKGLGWAVGDGATINVWNDPWLSLSQPKRPFGPPTEATAELKFPQQPTTDSFNWNKVIWNARLPPKLRKFLWKLVVGALAVGPNLAKRGLSETARCKRCGAFEDELHVFLHCSFAGDVWNLAPFTSQLNPLPLSTPQLLLQKLALLISLPPSGVTLTPLAPWILWNLWKARNLNLSEGHLFSANEVILKAIVDAKQWQNVQLEVPPQQSYLPPPVIPSPTTDAHVCFVDAAWYPITGNSGAGWIIEDASGLTIS; the protein is encoded by the exons ATGAAGAGCTTTTCTGGAAACAATGAAGCAGGGTGCAATGGCTTCAAGCTGGAGACAAAAACACGGCCTACTTCCATGCGATTACGAGAGGTAGGAGATCCATCAATGCcttctctgttatcgaaaaTGAACAAGGAGAAGAGTTCCATGCCGAGGAACACATTACTGCGGTTTTTGCTAGCTACTATTGATCCATCTTTACCTCTAATGGTAATCAGGACTTTCAAGTGGTTGAAGAAACCCTGCACTC ATGATGTTTGCCGAGATATTCGGAGTTTCTTTGTTACAAACTACTTGAATCCACGTCAAAATGAAACACATGTTAGACTAATTCCTAAGGTAACAACACCCAGAAGAGTCAGTGATTACAGACCTATTGTGCTTTGTACCACTCATTACAAAACCATTGCTAAGATCCTCACCAAGCGGTTACAGCCCATATTACCTCAACTCATTTCACCCTTCCAATCCGCCTTTGTTCCAAATCGAGCCATCTCAGATAATGTCCTCATCACGCATGAGATCCTCCATTTACTCCAGACATCAGAGGCCAAGAAGTATTGCTCAATGGCGGTTAAAATGGACATGAGCAAAGCCTATGACCGCATCGAATGGGGTTTTTTCAAAGCAGTCTtgaagaaactttgtttcaatGATAAACTTGTATCTTGGATTCTCACTTGTGTTACCTCAGTCTCCTATTCTTTCCTCATCAATGGAACACCACAAGGATCAGTCATTCCCACCCGTGGTCTTCGTCAAGGAGACCCCCTCTCCTCATACCTCTTCATCCTGTGTACTGAG ATGATACTATGTTCTTTTTGCAAATCAAACGATGTGTGCTGCAAAAACTTACTAAAGATCCTGAATACCTATGAGAAAGCTTCAGGGCAGTGCATCAACCTTAACAAGTCTACACTAACCTTCTCCTCAAAGACGCCAGCTTACATTAAAGTCCGCGTTAGATCTACTCTGAATATCTCACAAGAGGGTGGGCTCGGCGACTATCTTGGTCTCCCAGAGAACTTTGGTCACAAGAAAAGGGATATTTTTGCGTCCAATGTTGATAAAATCCGACAAAGAGCACACAGTTGGTCCTCTCGTTGCCTCTCGGGAGCAGGAAAACAAGTACACCTCCAAACAGTTCTCACTGCTCTCCCTGTGTACTCCATGTCCTGCTTCAAACTCCCTGTTTCGCTCTGCAAACAAATTCAGTCCGTCTTCACCCGCTTCTGGTGGGACGATAAGGCCGATAAGAGAAAAATGTGTTGGGTCGCATGGGACTCTCTCACACAGCCCAAATATGCTGGTGGGTTAGGCTTTCGGGACGTAGAACAGTTCAATGATGCCTTACTTGCCAAAATAGGATGGAGATTACTCAATGAACCAAACTCGTTGTTGGCTAAAGTGCTCTTAAATAAATATTGCAACTCATCTACATTTCTGACATGTTCCTCTTCCCCACGAGTAGCTTCCCACGGCTGGCGTCGTATCCTCGTAGGTAGAGACCTTTTGACCAAGGGTTTAGGATGGGCAGTGGGAGATGGTGCTACTATCAATGTTTGGAATGATCCATGGCTGTCTCTTTCCCAACCTAAACGCCCTTTTGGTCCCCCAACTGAAGCAACTGCAGAACTTAAG TTTCCCCAACAGCCAACTACTGACAGTTTTAACTGGAATAAAGTTATATGGAATGCAAGGCTGCCTCCCAAACTAAGGAAGTTCCTATGGAAACTTGTAGTTGGTGCACTTGCAGTCGGCCCTAATCTAGCAAAAAGAGGTCTTTCTGAAACTGCAAGGTGTAAGAGATGTGGTGCTTTCGAGGACGAACTGCATGTGTTTTTGCACTGCAGTTTTGCAGGAGATGTTTGGAACTTAGCACCTTTCACATCCCAGCTAAACCCTCTCCCTCTCTCGACCCCCCAACTCCTATTGCAAAAGCTAGCTCTACTCATTTCCCTTCCTCCGTCGGGTGTGACTCTGACTCCACTAGCcccatggattttgtggaacCTCTGGAAAGCTCGGAACCTCAACCTCTCCGAAGGACACCTTTTCTCTGCAAATGAGGTGATTCTGAAGGCAATTGTTGATGCAAAACAGTGGCAGAACGTCCAACTTGAAGTCCCTCCGCAACAATCCTACCTTCCCCCCCCTGTGATTCCATCACCCACAACCGATGCTCATGTTTGCTTTGTTGATGCAGCTTGGTATCCAATTACAGGCAATAGTGGGGCAGGATGGATTATCGAGGATGCATCTGGCTTAACCATCTCATAG